The following proteins come from a genomic window of Paenibacillus spongiae:
- a CDS encoding transglutaminaseTgpA domain-containing protein → MMEGSRLGLLGDWYHKISAVFASLLILIWIRCLYDYWWESTFTIVHAVLISTTLLMVAMPWKKISAALQLIALITINIIYTDFSWVPPVTDRNTFEEWREWGSIQMEQLTPYIWISLGVWLVIQAAVLLRSKRAAIIMFVSAALLSLAVADSLLTPIYLWEEIAGIVFVGLGWLVASHFAGFKQKHPESWRHLLEYPLSLFLPVLLIIALVMGAGLFVPSIDPILKDPYTVWKESRGETVPSYIGSKIGTETVAPKNAGDSRSGYSRNDETLGNGFTFDYSPVMTVTTNRRSYWRGETKALYNGAGWEDSRAELREQAVTSISPGQALPHGADRSAAGTVKVEQTFTMLRKDRYPVLFGAGPISSIVYMGEIDKPFPPMRWLPQSWELRLPKSESAGYPETYSIVSDTAVLDEEALRKIPIAGLGDSLDSIYLQLPDELPERVRELAADITSEASTPYDKVRAIERYLQTNFTYNNKPDLSVRASTDFVDAFLFEMQEGYCDYYSTAMAVLTRSIGIPSRWVKGYAPGSLPMDSEFARPQGPDGMMNMNPDGSGTYTVRNADAHSWVEVYFEGYGWLPFEPTAGFTFPYALPSNEPADLPEVDTETAPAQTKVEEEGFKVPGWSIAAAIVLLLGAIAALRYRSIRAAWKQYRDRARTANERVVKDTERLIRHCRRKGLDRDEHETVRETMSRWSGRLTFLQTDFRAIQQTFEKAMYSSQIITEDEIAAFEAHVRSVREKLT, encoded by the coding sequence ATGATGGAAGGTTCCCGCTTGGGCTTACTTGGCGACTGGTACCACAAAATATCGGCCGTATTCGCATCACTCCTTATCTTGATCTGGATTCGTTGTTTGTACGATTACTGGTGGGAATCGACGTTTACTATCGTTCATGCCGTTCTGATCTCGACCACATTGCTGATGGTCGCCATGCCTTGGAAGAAGATTTCCGCTGCACTGCAGCTTATCGCTCTTATTACAATTAATATTATCTATACGGACTTTAGCTGGGTCCCCCCCGTTACCGACCGGAATACATTCGAAGAATGGCGGGAGTGGGGCAGCATCCAGATGGAACAGCTGACTCCATATATCTGGATCAGCTTGGGCGTATGGCTAGTCATTCAGGCGGCAGTCCTTCTTCGCAGCAAAAGAGCGGCTATTATTATGTTCGTCTCCGCGGCGCTGCTGTCCCTTGCGGTGGCGGACTCGCTGCTGACGCCGATCTATTTGTGGGAAGAAATCGCGGGTATCGTATTTGTAGGACTGGGCTGGCTGGTGGCCAGCCACTTCGCCGGCTTCAAGCAGAAGCATCCGGAGAGCTGGCGTCATCTGCTTGAATATCCGCTCAGCTTATTCCTTCCTGTGCTGCTCATCATAGCTCTTGTTATGGGGGCGGGCTTGTTCGTACCGTCCATCGATCCGATTCTGAAGGATCCTTATACCGTATGGAAGGAATCGCGCGGAGAGACGGTTCCTTCGTATATCGGCAGCAAGATCGGCACCGAAACCGTTGCCCCGAAGAATGCGGGCGACAGCCGCTCCGGTTACAGCCGCAACGACGAGACGCTGGGCAATGGCTTCACCTTCGATTACTCGCCGGTCATGACGGTGACGACGAACAGGCGAAGCTACTGGCGGGGAGAGACGAAGGCGCTGTATAACGGTGCCGGCTGGGAAGATAGCAGAGCCGAGCTGCGGGAACAGGCGGTTACGTCCATTTCCCCTGGGCAAGCGCTGCCTCACGGCGCGGACCGGTCCGCTGCCGGGACCGTGAAGGTGGAACAGACCTTCACGATGCTGCGCAAAGACCGTTATCCGGTTCTATTCGGTGCAGGACCCATTTCATCGATCGTCTACATGGGAGAGATCGACAAGCCGTTCCCGCCGATGAGATGGCTGCCGCAATCCTGGGAGCTGCGGCTGCCCAAGAGCGAATCGGCCGGCTATCCGGAGACCTATTCCATCGTATCGGATACAGCGGTTCTAGATGAAGAGGCGCTCCGCAAGATTCCGATTGCCGGTCTCGGCGATAGCCTGGATTCGATTTACTTGCAGCTTCCGGACGAACTGCCGGAACGCGTGCGCGAGCTTGCCGCAGATATTACGTCGGAGGCAAGCACGCCGTACGATAAGGTTAGGGCGATCGAACGCTATCTGCAGACGAATTTCACGTACAATAATAAGCCGGATCTATCCGTCCGGGCGAGCACCGATTTCGTGGATGCTTTTCTTTTCGAAATGCAGGAAGGGTATTGCGATTACTACTCGACCGCGATGGCCGTTCTCACGCGCTCGATCGGCATTCCGTCCCGGTGGGTGAAAGGGTATGCGCCGGGATCGCTGCCGATGGATTCCGAATTTGCGCGCCCGCAAGGACCGGACGGCATGATGAACATGAACCCTGACGGTTCCGGGACGTATACCGTCCGCAATGCGGATGCGCATTCCTGGGTAGAGGTGTATTTTGAAGGCTACGGATGGCTGCCTTTCGAGCCTACCGCAGGATTTACCTTCCCTTATGCTTTGCCAAGCAACGAGCCGGCCGATCTCCCGGAAGTCGATACCGAAACGGCTCCTGCGCAGACGAAAGTCGAGGAGGAAGGCTTCAAGGTACCGGGCTGGTCGATCGCTGCCGCCATCGTTCTCCTGCTCGGCGCAATCGCAGCGCTGCGCTACCGTTCCATACGTGCTGCCTGGAAACAATACCGGGACCGCGCGAGAACGGCCAACGAGCGTGTCGTGAAAGACACGGAGCGGCTGATCAGACACTGCCGGCGTAAAGGGCTTGACCGCGACGAGCATGAAACCGTTCGCGAAACGATGTCCCGCTGGTCAGGCAGATTAACGTTTCTTCAGACTGATTTTCGCGCGATCCAGCAGACGTTCGAGAAGGCGATGTACAGCAGCCAGATCATCACGGAGGATGAAATTGCCGCATTCGAAGCTCATGTCCGCTCGGTTCGCGAGAAGCTGACTTAG
- a CDS encoding YqeG family HAD IIIA-type phosphatase, with protein sequence MFERLLPHMRVNTIYDIDLNALKERGMRGIITDLDNTLVGAKVKLATPELVEWLNVVRDLGFKVVIVSNNNRTRVSAFAEPLNIPYIHAARKPANKAFKGAIAVLDLPAEQTAVIGDQMMTDVLGGRRMGLHTILVSPISPGDEGIMTRFNRRLEKIALSRLRKKGLWPEEDRK encoded by the coding sequence ATGTTTGAACGGCTGTTGCCGCATATGCGCGTCAATACCATATACGATATTGATTTGAATGCCCTCAAAGAACGCGGCATGAGAGGCATCATTACGGATCTGGATAATACGCTCGTCGGCGCCAAGGTAAAGCTTGCCACGCCGGAGCTTGTCGAATGGCTTAATGTTGTCAGGGATTTGGGATTCAAGGTCGTCATTGTCTCGAACAATAACCGGACGCGCGTGTCCGCGTTTGCGGAGCCGCTCAACATTCCTTATATTCACGCGGCCCGCAAGCCGGCTAACAAAGCGTTCAAGGGAGCGATTGCCGTACTCGATTTGCCGGCTGAACAGACGGCTGTCATCGGAGATCAGATGATGACGGATGTGTTGGGCGGACGGAGAATGGGGCTTCATACGATTCTGGTCAGTCCGATCTCGCCAGGCGATGAAGGCATCATGACCCGTTTCAACCGCAGACTGGAAAAAATCGCCCTATCCCGCCTTCGCAAAAAAGGGCTATGGCCCGAGGAGGATCGCAAGTGA
- the yqeH gene encoding ribosome biogenesis GTPase YqeH, with protein MARGGSQVTKQQQEQGACAGCGIRLQSESTDKPGFIPAAAINKEPAICQRCFRIKNYNEAASVAIDHDDFLRLLGGIAATDSLVVHIVDLFDFEGSLISGLQRFVGNNPVLLVVNKVDLLPKGANQNRLRNWVQKQAKSQGLRTVDVVLCSAKKNIGFDRVIEAIEVHRGNRDVYVVGATNVGKSTLINRLIRDYSDLERELTTSRYPGTTLDAVHIPLDDGNAIIDTPGIVYPHRMTEIVPRGVLQALLPEKEIKPLVYQLNAQQTLFVGALARFDFVEGDRQSFTLYISGGLTVHRTKLERADELYADHKGELLSPPNKEQLEEIPAWTRHRLTIRRGTETDIFISGLGWIHANGMNGALVDVYAPKGIRVLMRDALI; from the coding sequence ATGGCCCGAGGAGGATCGCAAGTGACGAAACAGCAACAAGAGCAAGGCGCATGCGCCGGCTGCGGCATTCGGCTGCAGTCGGAATCGACGGATAAGCCGGGTTTTATCCCGGCGGCCGCGATCAATAAGGAACCCGCAATATGCCAGCGCTGCTTCCGCATTAAGAACTATAATGAAGCGGCTTCGGTCGCAATCGATCATGACGATTTCTTGAGGCTGCTCGGCGGTATTGCCGCTACGGACAGCCTTGTTGTGCATATCGTCGATTTATTCGATTTCGAAGGCAGCCTCATCTCCGGCTTGCAGCGGTTTGTCGGCAACAATCCGGTGCTGCTTGTCGTCAACAAGGTCGACTTGCTGCCTAAAGGCGCGAACCAGAACAGACTGCGCAATTGGGTGCAGAAGCAGGCCAAATCGCAAGGGCTGCGTACCGTTGACGTCGTGCTGTGCAGCGCGAAGAAGAACATCGGCTTCGATCGCGTCATTGAAGCGATCGAAGTACACAGAGGCAATCGGGACGTATACGTCGTAGGCGCAACGAATGTGGGCAAATCGACGTTAATTAACCGGTTAATCCGCGATTACAGCGATTTGGAGCGGGAGCTGACTACCTCGCGATATCCGGGAACGACGCTGGATGCGGTTCATATCCCGCTCGATGACGGGAATGCGATTATCGATACGCCGGGGATCGTCTATCCGCACCGGATGACCGAAATCGTTCCCCGCGGCGTTCTTCAGGCTCTATTGCCGGAGAAAGAGATCAAACCGCTCGTGTATCAGCTGAACGCCCAGCAAACGCTGTTCGTCGGCGCGCTGGCCAGGTTCGATTTTGTTGAAGGCGACCGGCAGTCCTTTACGCTGTATATTTCCGGCGGATTGACCGTTCACCGGACGAAGCTGGAGCGGGCAGATGAGCTCTATGCCGATCATAAGGGCGAGCTGCTGTCCCCGCCGAATAAGGAGCAGCTCGAGGAAATTCCGGCTTGGACGCGCCACCGGCTGACGATTCGGCGAGGTACGGAAACCGATATATTCATATCCGGACTGGGCTGGATTCATGCAAACGGGATGAACGGCGCACTGGTAGACGTCTACGCGCCGAAGGGCATACGCGTATTGATGCGCGATGCGCTGATCTGA
- a CDS encoding shikimate dehydrogenase, whose protein sequence is MTVNSNEAKRLLEQGNAVDSHTVLYSVIGDPVRHSKSPIMMNRAFRERGINGIYTAFHVQGERLGDFIAGVRAMGIRGVNVTIPHKLEVMPFLDAIDESAQVIGAVNTIVNDNGKLTGYNTDGLGYVRSLKEEAEPELAGKRILILGAGGATRGIVYALLREGVAGITISNRRVERAQELADAFGGSADIRAIDSNAVQEACASADIVIHTTPVGMYPNVDETPIDVSWLRPDAVASDILYNPLKTRYLIEAEKRGCRIHGGLGMFIYQGAYAFEYWTGVPAPVEAMRETVLNAFTQ, encoded by the coding sequence TTGACGGTTAATAGTAACGAAGCAAAGCGGCTGCTGGAACAGGGGAACGCAGTTGACAGCCATACGGTCCTATACAGCGTAATCGGGGACCCTGTGCGTCATTCCAAGTCGCCGATTATGATGAACCGGGCTTTCCGGGAGCGCGGCATTAACGGAATCTACACCGCTTTTCACGTTCAAGGCGAGCGATTGGGAGACTTCATTGCCGGCGTCAGGGCGATGGGAATCCGCGGCGTGAACGTAACGATTCCGCATAAGCTTGAAGTGATGCCGTTTCTTGATGCGATCGATGAGAGCGCGCAGGTTATCGGGGCGGTTAATACGATTGTCAATGATAACGGCAAGCTTACGGGTTATAATACGGACGGACTGGGCTATGTCCGGTCGCTGAAGGAAGAGGCAGAACCGGAGCTGGCGGGCAAGCGTATTCTAATCCTAGGCGCGGGCGGCGCAACGAGAGGAATTGTCTATGCATTGCTGCGCGAAGGCGTGGCCGGGATCACGATCTCGAACCGCCGGGTTGAGCGGGCCCAGGAGCTGGCCGATGCTTTCGGCGGGTCTGCCGATATTCGGGCAATCGACAGCAATGCCGTGCAGGAAGCTTGCGCGAGCGCTGATATTGTGATCCACACGACTCCAGTCGGGATGTATCCGAACGTGGACGAAACGCCGATTGACGTTTCTTGGCTGCGGCCGGATGCGGTTGCGAGCGATATTCTGTATAATCCGCTGAAGACCCGGTATCTCATTGAAGCGGAGAAGCGCGGGTGCCGCATTCATGGCGGACTGGGGATGTTTATTTATCAAGGCGCGTATGCCTTCGAATATTGGACTGGCGTGCCGGCACCGGTGGAAGCGATGCGTGAAACCGTGCTGAATGCATTCACCCAATAA
- the yhbY gene encoding ribosome assembly RNA-binding protein YhbY, whose protein sequence is MLTGKQKRYLRSMAHHLQPIFQVGKGGTNDHLVRHVTEALEVRELIKVSVLNNCLDDPKEVGQWIAEESDAELVQVIGKTIVLYKESKENKTIELP, encoded by the coding sequence ATGTTAACAGGTAAACAGAAAAGATATTTGCGTTCGATGGCGCACCATCTGCAGCCTATATTCCAGGTAGGCAAGGGCGGAACGAATGACCATTTGGTCCGTCATGTGACGGAAGCGCTGGAGGTACGGGAACTGATTAAAGTGTCCGTCCTGAACAACTGCCTTGACGACCCGAAGGAAGTCGGGCAATGGATTGCGGAAGAATCGGATGCCGAGCTCGTACAGGTGATCGGCAAGACGATCGTCCTGTATAAGGAATCCAAAGAGAACAAAACGATCGAGCTGCCGTAA
- the nadD gene encoding nicotinate-nucleotide adenylyltransferase, which translates to MIKVGLMGGTFDPIHIGHLIVAETAREACGLDEIWFIPSYAPPLKQNAPGADGEVRLEMVYRAIDFQPHFRAMDIELERGGVSYSIDTVLELQSLYPGRTFSYIIGSDRVNDLPAWHRIDELAKLVHFIGVERPGEPIVQSGLPAYIRDRLTVAEMPLIEISSTAIRKRRADGRSIRFLVPEKVYSFIMRNGLYES; encoded by the coding sequence ATGATAAAAGTCGGATTAATGGGCGGCACGTTTGACCCGATCCATATCGGGCATCTGATCGTGGCGGAGACGGCTCGGGAAGCTTGCGGGCTGGACGAAATATGGTTCATTCCTTCCTATGCGCCCCCGCTGAAGCAGAATGCGCCTGGAGCGGACGGGGAAGTGCGGCTTGAGATGGTCTACCGGGCTATCGATTTCCAGCCCCATTTCCGCGCGATGGATATCGAGCTCGAACGCGGCGGGGTCAGCTACTCGATCGATACGGTCTTGGAACTGCAGTCCCTCTATCCTGGACGGACTTTTTCCTATATCATCGGATCCGATCGCGTCAACGACTTGCCGGCGTGGCACCGGATCGACGAACTGGCAAAGCTCGTCCACTTTATCGGGGTGGAACGACCTGGAGAGCCAATCGTCCAATCAGGGCTTCCGGCTTACATTCGCGACCGGCTGACGGTCGCAGAAATGCCGCTTATCGAAATTTCATCCACGGCTATCCGAAAGCGGCGGGCGGACGGCCGCTCGATCCGCTTCCTTGTACCGGAGAAAGTATATTCTTTTATAATGAGGAACGGTCTATATGAATCGTAA
- the yqeK gene encoding bis(5'-nucleosyl)-tetraphosphatase (symmetrical) YqeK, which translates to MNRNEMIESVRAEMPERRWIHTVGVMETAVILAKRFGADPETAETAAILHDVAKYWPTSKMELIIRQEGLPADLLDYDKELWHAPVGAFAAERDYGVTDIIILDAIRYHTSGRERMTLMDKIVCLADYMEPGRDFPGVHKIRELAEHNVDKALIAGFDSTITFLLERGKRIYPLTVAARNDLIRTVREAEL; encoded by the coding sequence ATGAATCGTAACGAGATGATCGAAAGCGTACGCGCGGAGATGCCGGAACGAAGGTGGATACATACCGTTGGCGTTATGGAGACGGCGGTCATATTGGCGAAGCGCTTCGGAGCCGACCCCGAGACAGCGGAAACGGCTGCGATACTGCATGATGTCGCGAAATATTGGCCGACCTCCAAAATGGAGCTCATCATTCGTCAGGAGGGGCTTCCTGCCGATTTGCTTGATTATGACAAGGAGCTGTGGCATGCGCCCGTCGGCGCATTCGCAGCCGAACGCGATTACGGCGTGACCGATATCATCATACTGGATGCTATACGATACCACACGTCGGGCCGCGAACGAATGACGCTAATGGACAAGATCGTATGTCTTGCCGATTATATGGAACCCGGCCGCGATTTTCCCGGCGTACATAAAATTCGCGAATTAGCTGAGCATAATGTAGATAAAGCGCTAATTGCCGGTTTTGACTCGACCATTACTTTTTTGCTGGAGCGCGGCAAAAGGATCTATCCGCTTACGGTAGCGGCGAGGAATGATTTGATACGAACAGTACGGGAGGCTGAGCTATGA
- the rsfS gene encoding ribosome silencing factor — translation MTIQSDELVQLVVAAADDKKAHQIVALDLKGISLIADYFVICHGNSDTQVQSITTEIRKQAELKGARVRGIEGMDSGRWVLIDIGDVIVHVFHRDEREYYNIERLWSDAKVVEFA, via the coding sequence ATGACGATACAATCGGATGAACTCGTGCAGCTTGTTGTTGCAGCGGCTGATGACAAGAAAGCACACCAAATCGTTGCACTCGACTTGAAGGGAATATCGCTGATAGCCGATTACTTTGTTATTTGCCACGGTAATTCGGATACCCAGGTACAGTCGATTACGACGGAAATTCGTAAACAGGCGGAATTAAAGGGCGCCCGGGTGCGCGGGATTGAAGGCATGGACTCCGGCAGATGGGTGCTTATCGATATCGGAGATGTCATCGTGCATGTATTCCATCGCGACGAGCGCGAGTATTACAACATCGAGCGGCTGTGGTCCGACGCGAAAGTCGTGGAATTTGCATGA
- a CDS encoding CvfB family protein translates to MSLVAGTIMKLRVAREVSPYGYFLTDGNEEVLMHYTEIIGSRPKPGAEVEAFLFYDSEDRIAATMKRPLIQLGEVARLAVADIHPRIGVFLEMGLGRQLLLPMSEQPELKTLRPRRGDEVFVRLEHDKIGRLVAKTAAEEDFMKLVFPAPQSWKNTWVEGWVTKTLKIGSFVLVDGGVVGFGVFGFIPADERLQPLRLGERVRARVTFIREDGRVNLSMSPIKEVGRVEDADRILAFLRERPGGAMPYSDETQAEIIKQKFGISKSAFKRAIGKLMRDGLVTQQGSWTRLVEGSAAGDSEAPNKE, encoded by the coding sequence ATGAGTTTAGTCGCGGGAACGATTATGAAACTGAGGGTGGCGCGCGAGGTGTCACCCTATGGGTATTTTCTGACGGACGGCAATGAAGAGGTGCTGATGCACTATACGGAAATCATCGGCAGCCGGCCGAAGCCGGGCGCCGAGGTCGAAGCCTTCCTGTTCTACGATTCGGAAGACCGGATCGCCGCCACGATGAAGCGTCCGCTGATTCAGCTGGGCGAAGTGGCTAGACTGGCTGTAGCGGATATTCACCCCCGGATCGGCGTTTTTCTCGAAATGGGACTTGGACGCCAGCTGCTGCTGCCGATGTCGGAGCAGCCTGAGCTTAAGACGCTGCGTCCGCGCCGCGGCGATGAAGTATTTGTCCGGCTTGAGCATGATAAAATCGGCCGGCTCGTCGCCAAGACGGCAGCGGAAGAAGACTTCATGAAGCTTGTATTCCCTGCGCCTCAATCATGGAAGAACACCTGGGTGGAAGGCTGGGTGACGAAGACGCTGAAGATCGGGTCGTTCGTCCTCGTTGACGGCGGCGTTGTCGGGTTTGGCGTATTTGGATTTATACCGGCCGATGAGCGATTGCAGCCTCTTCGTCTGGGTGAGCGCGTACGTGCCAGAGTGACGTTCATTCGTGAAGATGGCCGCGTCAACCTGTCCATGTCGCCTATCAAAGAAGTCGGCCGCGTCGAGGATGCAGATCGCATTCTCGCCTTTCTGCGGGAACGTCCAGGGGGTGCTATGCCCTATTCGGATGAAACGCAAGCGGAGATTATTAAGCAGAAATTCGGAATTAGCAAGTCTGCCTTTAAGCGTGCGATCGGGAAACTTATGCGCGACGGTCTCGTAACGCAGCAAGGAAGCTGGACACGCCTTGTTGAAGGAAGCGCAGCTGGCGATAGCGAAGCTCCGAATAAGGAATAG
- a CDS encoding class I SAM-dependent DNA methyltransferase — protein MRAYRQFATVYDRLMEDMPYPDWLRFARSCWERSNDMPRTVADLGCGTGSISIPLALSGFQVFAIDLSADMLTIGRSKWDEGAGRSLRPDGGSIRWLQQDMRDWELPEQVDSVISFCDCINYLTEGEDVEAAFRATWNGLKPGGLFLFDVHAPRQLVRYAEEQPFVLDERDIAYIWTSDYDAERLEIEHHLTIFAREGEQRDASFRRFEEVHVQRAYDPAWIGVALAKAGFSKVEQFADFKLEAPGPQSERIFFVAVK, from the coding sequence ATGCGGGCTTACCGGCAATTTGCCACCGTATACGACCGGTTGATGGAAGACATGCCCTATCCGGATTGGCTCCGCTTTGCGCGGTCGTGCTGGGAGCGGTCGAACGATATGCCCAGAACCGTCGCCGATTTGGGCTGCGGTACGGGCAGCATATCGATTCCGCTGGCACTGTCCGGGTTCCAGGTGTTCGCCATCGATTTATCGGCCGATATGCTGACGATCGGACGCAGCAAGTGGGACGAAGGGGCAGGGCGCAGCCTCCGGCCGGATGGAGGGTCGATTCGCTGGCTTCAACAGGATATGCGCGATTGGGAGCTGCCGGAGCAGGTTGATTCCGTGATATCCTTCTGCGATTGCATCAACTATTTGACTGAGGGGGAAGATGTTGAGGCCGCATTTCGCGCAACCTGGAACGGCTTGAAGCCTGGCGGCCTCTTCCTGTTCGACGTACATGCCCCGAGGCAGCTGGTGCGATACGCGGAGGAGCAGCCGTTCGTGCTGGATGAACGCGATATCGCCTACATCTGGACGAGCGACTATGATGCGGAACGGCTGGAAATCGAGCATCATCTGACGATATTCGCCCGCGAAGGGGAGCAGCGCGACGCCAGCTTCCGCCGGTTCGAGGAGGTTCACGTGCAGCGTGCCTACGACCCGGCTTGGATTGGCGTAGCGCTTGCCAAAGCGGGGTTCTCGAAAGTTGAGCAGTTTGCGGACTTCAAGCTGGAAGCGCCCGGACCTCAATCGGAACGGATATTTTTCGTAGCGGTAAAATAA